In the genome of bacterium, one region contains:
- a CDS encoding amidohydrolase family protein encodes MLVLRNATVVTGDGATVISDGAVVVEGARIVEVRSGSHSRTGGGDTVMDLGGRLIVPGAINSHAHGSVACPLFASGAPPLPFERVLANLDYHLLGGTTTLLNLDGFNLPEEVDRSVRAHPINLRSATIHFPLSFQAANEADGKGLAPAHLAMSVETMLAHGAVAIGEVGGGHTLAGGGQDYMYIPMAVERETGVRLTPHQAAGIKYAVLGRRGQVEAYDRARVEAVLAQVGLAGRMTPERAREIIHSTVLPSFQVALDGLREAGLLAARHRVPVVVHTSAPSEAAIDDAADAAGSFLVSGHTNHSTFTVEESLACARRVKKKGAWIEVCTLDAFGARKLVERPDNMYALLRHDLVDLVATDYAAGRWDNPYVGMAHAVADGVLALPKAVTLVTKNVTAAYPGLAADRGEIAPGKIADLVVCRGRLDQVDLVFVNGTLVCEDGTVRRSAGAEGCT; translated from the coding sequence ATGCTGGTACTGCGGAACGCCACTGTCGTGACCGGCGACGGCGCGACGGTGATTTCCGACGGGGCGGTCGTGGTCGAGGGCGCGCGGATCGTTGAAGTCCGCAGCGGTTCGCACTCCCGGACCGGCGGCGGGGACACCGTCATGGATCTCGGCGGGCGCCTGATCGTGCCGGGCGCCATCAACTCCCACGCGCACGGGAGCGTTGCGTGTCCCCTCTTTGCGAGCGGGGCGCCGCCCCTGCCGTTCGAGCGCGTCCTCGCCAATCTGGACTACCATCTGCTCGGCGGCACGACGACGCTCTTGAACCTCGACGGCTTCAACCTTCCCGAAGAGGTCGATCGGAGCGTTCGCGCCCATCCGATCAACCTGCGCTCCGCGACGATTCACTTCCCGTTGTCGTTTCAAGCCGCGAACGAGGCCGATGGAAAAGGCCTGGCCCCCGCACACTTGGCCATGAGCGTGGAGACGATGCTGGCGCACGGCGCGGTCGCGATCGGGGAAGTGGGCGGCGGCCACACGCTCGCAGGGGGGGGCCAAGACTACATGTACATCCCCATGGCCGTGGAACGGGAGACCGGCGTTCGCCTCACGCCTCACCAGGCTGCGGGGATCAAGTACGCGGTGCTGGGCCGACGGGGTCAGGTGGAGGCATACGACCGCGCGCGCGTGGAAGCTGTGCTCGCGCAGGTTGGCCTCGCGGGCCGGATGACGCCCGAGCGCGCGCGGGAGATTATCCACAGCACGGTGCTGCCCTCGTTTCAGGTTGCGCTCGACGGGTTACGCGAGGCGGGCCTCTTAGCGGCACGCCACCGCGTCCCCGTTGTGGTGCACACCTCCGCGCCTTCGGAGGCCGCGATCGATGACGCCGCAGATGCGGCCGGATCGTTCCTTGTCTCGGGGCACACCAACCATTCGACCTTCACGGTCGAAGAGTCGCTCGCGTGCGCGAGGCGAGTGAAAAAGAAGGGCGCGTGGATCGAGGTGTGTACCCTCGACGCTTTCGGTGCCCGGAAGCTCGTGGAGCGGCCCGACAACATGTATGCGTTGTTGAGGCACGATCTGGTGGACCTCGTCGCGACCGACTATGCCGCCGGGCGCTGGGACAACCCGTACGTGGGCATGGCTCACGCGGTCGCGGACGGCGTGCTTGCGCTGCCGAAGGCGGTCACGCTCGTCACGAAGAATGTGACGGCGGCGTACCCTGGGCTCGCCGCCGACCGGGGCGAGATCGCCCCCGGCAAGATCGCCGATCTCGTCGTCTGTCGGGGTCGTCTCGACCAGGTAGATCTCGTCTTCGTGAACGGTACGCTTGTCTGCGAGGACGGGACGGTCAGGCGCTCGGCCGGCGCGGAAGGGTGCACGTGA
- a CDS encoding amidase, giving the protein MPPRDADLAFLPLTALSRLVEKHEVSPVEIVSALLPRIERYNEDLRSYITICGDSALVAARAAEDDIVHGRRRGPLHGLPVAHKDISATKGVRTTAHSRTLLEFVPDHDATHVRRLSEAGMILLGKTNTTEFACGALDVFGPHRNPWDLSRYAGGSSGGSASALAAGLAVAATGSDTGGSIRVPASFCGIVGVKPTYGRVSRYGVIPLSWSMDTAGPMARTVADCAMLLGVMAGHDPLDPTSANVSVPDYGEGLTSGVRGLRLGIPQQHFFEGLDPEVDERVRTALGQFETLGASLEPVDLPRARDVAPAQAVLTMVEAFAEHASRLRRAASAYGLRTRRRIASGAFYTTADYDAAVQVRTLWRRELEAVLRHVDALVTPTVPLPAFTVEAQLAEAGPPDTGWLTRHFNFSGHPALTLPCGTTAAGLPVGLQLAGRPFDEATLFRIAHAYEQATPWHTRRPAMREVV; this is encoded by the coding sequence ATGCCGCCCCGTGATGCCGACCTGGCATTCCTGCCCCTGACGGCGCTCTCCCGCCTCGTGGAGAAGCACGAGGTCTCGCCGGTGGAGATCGTCAGCGCGCTGCTCCCCCGGATCGAGCGGTACAACGAGGACCTGCGAAGTTACATTACTATCTGCGGAGACTCCGCCCTGGTCGCGGCGCGGGCGGCCGAGGACGACATCGTGCACGGGCGCCGCCGGGGGCCGCTGCACGGGCTCCCGGTGGCCCACAAGGACATCAGCGCGACCAAGGGGGTGCGGACCACCGCCCACTCGCGCACGCTCCTTGAGTTCGTGCCGGACCACGACGCGACACACGTACGCCGCCTGTCCGAGGCCGGCATGATCCTGCTGGGGAAGACGAACACGACCGAGTTCGCCTGCGGGGCACTCGACGTGTTCGGGCCCCACCGCAATCCCTGGGATCTTTCCCGATACGCGGGCGGGTCGAGCGGAGGTTCGGCCAGCGCGTTGGCGGCCGGACTGGCGGTGGCGGCGACCGGGTCGGATACGGGCGGGTCGATTCGCGTGCCGGCGAGCTTTTGCGGGATCGTCGGTGTCAAACCCACCTATGGCCGCGTGAGCCGGTACGGGGTGATCCCGCTCAGTTGGAGCATGGATACCGCCGGGCCGATGGCGCGAACGGTCGCAGACTGTGCGATGCTCCTCGGGGTGATGGCGGGGCATGACCCGCTCGACCCGACGAGCGCGAACGTGTCCGTGCCGGATTACGGCGAGGGCCTCACGTCGGGGGTCAGGGGCCTGAGGCTCGGCATACCGCAGCAGCATTTCTTCGAGGGACTGGACCCCGAGGTCGACGAGCGGGTTCGGACGGCGCTGGGGCAGTTCGAGACGCTCGGGGCATCACTTGAACCGGTGGACCTGCCCCGCGCGCGGGATGTTGCCCCGGCGCAAGCCGTGCTCACCATGGTCGAGGCGTTCGCGGAGCACGCCAGCCGGCTGCGGCGGGCGGCTTCGGCCTACGGGCTACGCACGCGCCGGCGCATCGCCTCCGGCGCCTTCTATACCACGGCGGACTACGACGCCGCGGTGCAGGTCCGGACGCTATGGCGGCGCGAACTTGAAGCGGTGCTGCGTCATGTCGATGCCCTCGTGACACCCACCGTGCCGCTCCCGGCGTTTACCGTGGAAGCGCAACTGGCCGAGGCGGGTCCGCCCGACACGGGCTGGTTGACCCGGCACTTCAATTTCTCAGGTCACCCGGCGCTGACGCTCCCGTGCGGCACAACCGCCGCCGGGCTGCCGGTGGGTCTTCAGTTGGCAGGTCGGCCCTTCGACGAAGCGACGTTGTTCAGGATCGCACATGCGTACGAACAGGCGACGCCATGGCACACTCGGCGTCCGGCCATGCGGGAGGTTGTGTAG